In Prosthecomicrobium sp. N25, one DNA window encodes the following:
- the ccoG gene encoding cytochrome c oxidase accessory protein CcoG, with product MSNAPTLKLGLPASPVVPQSVMGTYRRLKWGLHGACLAVYYALPFLRWDRGPGRPGQAIMLDLANARFHLFGLEIRPQELYYLTVLLVLATVVLVLANALAGRVWCGFFCPQTVWSDLFMLVERRIEGDRRDRLRKLGQPLTARRIGEIALKHALWLIIAAATGGAIMLYFADAPTLVRELLTGTASSAAVMIIAVFTGLTYALAGFGREKVCTYMCPWPRLQGAIWDPEALTVNYRDHRGEERMSVKKAAAARAAGKPAGDCVDCAACVNVCPMGIDIRQGPNIACINCGLCVDACDGTMEKLGRARGLIDYETWTNIERGRTGEARQPARPFRPKVLGLAAAVAAIVAGLAVSVSTRAGYEIAVSHDKSPLGVALSDGRIRNGYEFRLTNSGREPLAIQLTVEGRPGATLAVSAEPGSEAGALPLKADPSDTEKVRVSVFAPDGPTGDIAFVLRDGAGSVVARLAERFHRP from the coding sequence ATGTCCAACGCCCCGACCCTGAAGCTCGGCCTGCCCGCCTCCCCGGTTGTCCCGCAATCGGTGATGGGGACCTATCGCCGACTCAAGTGGGGCCTGCACGGCGCGTGCCTGGCGGTCTACTATGCACTCCCCTTCCTGCGCTGGGACCGGGGACCCGGGCGGCCGGGGCAGGCGATCATGCTCGACCTCGCCAATGCCCGCTTCCACCTCTTCGGGCTCGAGATCCGGCCGCAGGAACTTTACTACCTGACGGTCCTTCTCGTCCTCGCCACGGTCGTGCTGGTCCTCGCCAATGCGCTCGCGGGCCGCGTCTGGTGCGGCTTCTTCTGCCCGCAGACGGTGTGGTCGGATCTCTTCATGCTGGTGGAGCGCCGGATCGAAGGCGATCGCCGCGATCGGCTGCGGAAACTCGGCCAGCCGCTGACGGCGCGGCGGATCGGCGAGATCGCGCTGAAGCATGCGCTCTGGCTGATCATCGCGGCGGCGACCGGCGGGGCGATCATGCTCTATTTCGCGGACGCGCCGACGCTCGTCCGGGAGCTCCTCACCGGCACGGCCTCGTCGGCCGCCGTCATGATCATCGCGGTCTTCACGGGGCTGACCTACGCACTCGCGGGCTTCGGCCGCGAGAAGGTGTGCACCTACATGTGCCCCTGGCCGCGGCTGCAGGGCGCAATCTGGGACCCGGAGGCGCTGACGGTGAACTACCGCGACCATCGCGGCGAAGAGCGCATGTCGGTCAAGAAGGCGGCCGCCGCGCGGGCGGCCGGGAAGCCCGCCGGTGACTGCGTGGACTGCGCGGCCTGCGTCAACGTCTGCCCGATGGGGATCGACATCCGGCAGGGGCCGAACATCGCCTGCATCAACTGTGGCCTCTGCGTCGACGCCTGCGACGGCACCATGGAGAAGCTCGGCCGCGCGCGCGGGCTGATCGACTACGAGACCTGGACCAACATCGAGCGGGGGCGCACCGGCGAGGCCCGGCAGCCGGCACGGCCGTTCCGGCCCAAGGTGCTCGGGCTGGCGGCCGCCGTTGCGGCGATCGTGGCGGGCCTGGCGGTGTCGGTATCGACGCGCGCCGGCTACGAGATCGCGGTCAGCCACGACAAGAGCCCGCTCGGCGTGGCGCTGTCGGACGGGCGGATCCGCAACGGCTACGAGTTCCGGCTGACCAATTCGGGCCGGGAGCCGCTCGCCATCCAGCTGACGGTCGAGGGCCGGCCGGGCGCCACGCTGGCGGTTTCCGCCGAACCGGGGTCCGAGGCCGGGGCGCTCCCGCTGAAGGCCGATCCGTCCGACACGGAGAAGGTCCGGGTCAGCGTCTTCGCCCCGGACGGGCCGACCGGCGACATCGCCTTCGTGCTGCGCGACGGGGCCGGGAGCGTGGTGGCCCGCCTGGCGGAGCGTTTCCATCGCCCCTGA
- a CDS encoding GntR family transcriptional regulator, which yields MSVESADQGPANLSGFAYRAISDMIRRHELKSGDPIVEAKLADALAISRTPIREALQRLEGEGLIVKAAGRSFMVRRVTLTEYLQSLKVREILEAEAAAAAIGRIPEAAFEEVRRDIEASTSGAYSRDAHWNTDAKLHNLFIDACGNEIMASMIRALRATTHLFEIARLQDRLKPDNTEHLAIIDAIRSGDPKAARRATQQHIRSLYRFALEVIS from the coding sequence ATGAGCGTCGAATCAGCCGACCAGGGTCCGGCCAACCTCTCCGGATTCGCCTACCGGGCGATCTCGGACATGATCCGTCGCCACGAGCTGAAGTCCGGCGACCCGATCGTCGAGGCGAAGCTCGCCGACGCGCTCGCCATCTCGCGCACGCCGATCCGCGAGGCGCTGCAGCGGCTCGAGGGCGAGGGCCTGATCGTCAAGGCGGCCGGCCGGTCTTTCATGGTGCGCCGCGTCACCCTTACCGAGTACCTGCAGAGCCTGAAGGTGCGCGAGATCCTGGAGGCGGAGGCCGCCGCGGCGGCGATCGGCCGCATCCCGGAGGCCGCCTTCGAGGAGGTCCGGCGGGACATCGAGGCGAGCACCTCCGGCGCCTACTCCCGCGACGCCCACTGGAACACCGACGCCAAGCTGCACAACCTCTTCATCGACGCCTGCGGCAACGAGATCATGGCCTCCATGATCCGCGCGCTCAGGGCGACCACGCATCTTTTCGAAATCGCGCGGCTCCAGGACCGCCTGAAGCCCGACAACACCGAGCACCTGGCGATCATCGACGCGATCCGGTCGGGCGACCCGAAGGCGGCGCGCCGGGCGACCCAGCAGCACATCCGCAGCCTCTATCGATTTGCCCTGGAAGTGATCAGCTAG
- a CDS encoding phosphotriesterase family protein: MAETGDLEARGHVVTVLGPVAPAALGPTLLHEHLLCDLTPPATRDLDLPQAEITLETVFDFGYRPGHHHGNHRLRDVGRAAREATLFREAGGGTIVDVTTGGIRPDPQGLVAIAQASGIHVVMGAGFYTEPYLDPETLALPTEALTEIVVGQVERGAWGTAVRCGIIGEIGCSWPLTPFEARSLRAAARAQAATGAAITIHPGRDRVAPFEILDILEAEGADPGRVVVGHMDRTLLDVADVIALARRGAVVEYDFFGIEHSNYWLGILDIPNDWMRIRAIRALFEAGLGDRVAISHDICTRSRLRSLGGHGYGHILSNAVPLMRDRGFVQAEIDRMLVDTPRRLLTIGAS; the protein is encoded by the coding sequence ATGGCTGAGACGGGCGATCTCGAAGCGCGCGGCCATGTCGTCACCGTGCTCGGGCCCGTGGCCCCGGCGGCGCTCGGGCCGACGCTCCTGCACGAGCACCTGCTCTGCGACCTGACGCCCCCGGCCACCCGCGACCTGGACCTTCCCCAGGCGGAGATCACGCTCGAGACCGTCTTCGACTTCGGCTACCGGCCCGGCCATCACCACGGCAACCACCGGCTCCGGGACGTCGGCCGCGCGGCCCGCGAGGCCACGCTCTTCCGGGAGGCGGGCGGCGGCACGATCGTGGACGTCACGACCGGCGGCATCCGCCCCGACCCTCAGGGCCTCGTCGCCATCGCGCAGGCGAGCGGCATCCACGTGGTGATGGGCGCGGGCTTCTACACCGAGCCCTACCTGGACCCCGAGACCCTGGCGCTGCCGACCGAGGCGCTGACCGAGATCGTCGTCGGGCAGGTCGAGCGCGGCGCCTGGGGCACGGCGGTCCGCTGCGGCATCATCGGCGAGATCGGCTGCTCGTGGCCGCTCACCCCGTTCGAGGCGCGTTCGCTCAGGGCCGCGGCGCGCGCCCAGGCGGCGACCGGCGCGGCGATCACGATCCATCCGGGGCGCGACCGTGTGGCACCGTTCGAGATCCTCGACATCCTGGAGGCGGAGGGCGCCGACCCGGGCCGCGTGGTCGTCGGCCACATGGACCGCACGCTGCTCGACGTCGCCGACGTGATCGCGCTGGCGCGCCGCGGGGCCGTGGTCGAGTACGACTTCTTCGGGATCGAGCACTCGAACTACTGGCTGGGCATCCTGGACATCCCGAACGACTGGATGCGGATCCGCGCCATCCGGGCGCTGTTCGAGGCCGGGCTCGGCGACCGCGTCGCCATTTCGCACGACATCTGCACCCGCTCGCGCCTGCGCTCGCTCGGCGGGCACGGCTACGGCCACATCCTGTCGAATGCGGTGCCGCTCATGCGCGACCGCGGCTTCGTGCAGGCGGAGATCGACAGGATGCTGGTCGACACGCCCCGGCGCCTGCTCACGATCGGGGCTAGCTGA